The genome window GGCTGGCTCAATGGCTTTATGGCCGCCCGCTCAAGCCCGCCGGGTCCGCGCCAGAGCAACGTGTCGACCTCAAGGACGATGTGGCAGTCTTCATCACCTATTTGACGGCGGTCCCGGAACAGGGACGCGTTGCCTTTCTGCCGGACGTCTATGATCGTGACCGCCAGGCTCTCGCTCGGCTAGGCTCGGCTGGGCAATTCGCCAGCCGTTGATCACCGGCCGCGCCAGTTGACGACATAGAAGGTGTGATCCGGGACCGGTTGGCCGCTCGCCAGCCGCGCCGGCCGGAACAGGATTCGATAGCTCAGTCGGCAGGTGAGATCGTCGGTCGCCGGATTGCCGCTGCTTTCGACCAGCCGGCACGCGTTAACTTGCCCGCTCGCAGCAATGCCGAGCTCGACCACGACGCGTCCGACGTGGCGACCGCCGCGATTGTCGCGATCGCCGATCATGCCGCTGAGCAACTGGGCACGGACGACCGGCTGCGATCCAGGGCCGCCGCCGCCCGCTCCGCTCCCTGCGCCCCCCGAGCCCGGGCCGGTCCCGCTCGTGCCCCGACCGCTGGTAGCCGCCGACCCGCTTGCGGGGTTGGGCGCGGCCACCACCGGAGTTGGGCGCGTAACCGGCGATGGGGTGGCCAAGACCGGACTGGCCTCACGACCGGAAGACCCTTCGGGCTCGCGCTCGGTCGGACGCGGCTTCGGTCGCTCGATGGGTGGCGGCGGTGGCGGGGGCGTCGAAACTATGTCGAAGGTCTCGAGCGCTTCGTCTTGCCGGACCTCCTCGCGGAGGGCGAGGCCCGTTACCAACGCAGCACCCAGGAACAGATTGACGGCGATCGCCGCTACCGCTGCCCGCACGCGCTCGCGGCGCGAAGCGAGTTGCCGGCGGGTCATAGCCGTGGCTGGTCCTGCGCCTCCCGCTCGAACAGCCGGGCGAGCTGGGCCATGCCGTTAAGGTAGGGCGGCGGCACTGCGATGTCGCGATGACCCTGCGCGGCGGCGGCGCGCAGGGTCCAGGCAGGGTCGATCAGGTGCGGGCGGGCAAGGGCGACGAGGTCGGCGCGGCCGGAGGCGAGGATCGCGTTGGCTTGGTCGAACTCCGTGATGTTGCCGACCGCCATGGTCGCGACCTGCGCCTCGTTGCGCACCTTGTCGCTGAACGGGGTCTGGAACATGCGACCGTAGGTCGGTTTGGCGTCGGCCCAAGTCTGGCCCGCGGACACGTCGATCAGGTCCGCGCCGGCGTCGGCAAAGGCGCGGGCGATGGCCACCGCCTCGTCGGGCGTCACGCCCTCCTCACCGGCCCAGTCGCTCGCCGAAATGCGCACCGACATCGGCCGTTCCCGGGGCCATGCCGCGCGCATCGCCGCAAACACCTCGAGCGGGAAGCGCAAACGGTTCTCGAGGCTCCCGCCATATTCATCGGTGCGCTTGTTCTGAAGCGGCGTGATGAACGCCGACAACAGATAGCCGTGGGCAGCATGAAGCTCGACCATGTCGAAGCCGGCGTCGATTGCCCGCACGGTCGCGGCAACGAACTGGTCGCGGATCATGTCCATGTCGGCACGATTCATCGGCCGTGGCGCTTGGTTGGCGGGCGACCAGGCGACATCGCTTGGACCGATCAGGGGCCAATTACCCTCGCTCAGCGGCGCGTCCATCTTCTCCCACCCGACCTGGGTCGAACCCTTGGCGCCTGAATGGCCGAGCTGAAGGCAGATTTTCGCAGCGCTGCGCTGATGGGCAAAATCGACGATCCGTCGCCACGCTGCCGTCTGTTCGTCATTCCAAAGGCCGGTGCAGCCGGGAGTGATCCGCGCGGTCGGCGAGACGCACGTCATTTCGGTGAACACCAGCCCGGCGCCGCCGAGTGCGCGCGCGCCATAGTGAACCAGGTGAAAATCGTCGGGCGCGCCCTCGTTCGCCGAATAGGTTGCCATCGGCGAGACGACGATGCGGTTGGCGAGCGCCATCTGGCGCAGCTTGAACGGCGCGAACATCGGCGGCGCGACCCGCTCCTCGCCCGCCGCCTCGCGCCAGAAGCGCTGCTCGATCCCGCCAAGCCAGCCGCGGTCGCGAAGCCGCAGATTCTCATGACTGATGCGCTGGCTGCGGGTGAGAAGCGAATAGGCAAACTGCCATGGCTCGAAGCCGGTGTACCGCTCTAGCGTCTCGAACCACTCGGTCGAGTTCCGTGCGCTGTTCTGGAGCTTGACTACCTCCAGCGCGCGCTCGGCCTGATATTCGTCGATCGCCTGCTCGATCGGCAGGCCGGGCCGGTTGAGCACCTCTGCCAGCTTGATCGCGTCCTCGAGTGCGAGCTTGGTTCCCGAACCGATCGAGAAGTGCGCGCTGTGCGCGGCATCGCCGATCAGGATGGTGCGGCCGTCGCGCCACTGGCCGCAGCTGATCCGTTGGAAATTCAGCCAGGCGGCCGAACCGCGCAAATGCGCCGCGTTCGACTGGAGCCGGTGACCATCGAGATAGCGCGCAAAAATCTGCTCGCAGCGGGCGATCGCCTCGGCTTGGTCCATCCGGTCGAAGCCCAGCCCGCGCCACGTCGCCTCGGAGCATTCGACGATGAACGTCGAGCAATCGTCGGCGAAGCAATAGGCGTGAGCCCAGATCCATCCAACCTCGGTCCGCTCGAATGCGAAGGTGAAAGCGTCGAACAGTTTCGACGTGCCGAGCCAGACGAACTTGTTGGAGCGAGTCTCGACTGCGACGTCAAAGACTTCGGCACGGTGGGCGCGAAAGCGGCTGTTGATGCCGTCGGCGGCAACCACCAGGTCGAACCGGCTCCAGTCGCCGGCGGGATCGCATTCATGCTCGTAATGCAGCCTAGCGCCAAGCTCTTCGGCGCGCTCGGCGAGGATCTCGAGCAGTTCGCGACGCCCGATGCCGATGAACCCATGCCCCGACGAGCGGTGCACCTCGCCGCCGAAATGCACCTCGATGTCGTCCCAATGGGCAAAGCCTGCTTCGATGCGTCGGGCGGATTCGGGATCGCAAGCAAGCAGATTGGCGAGTGTCTGATCCGAGAAGACCACGCCCCAACCGAAGGTGACGCCGCGCGGATTGCGCTCGAACACCTCGAGCTCATGCGCCGGATCGCGCAGTTTCATGGCGATCGCGAGGTAGAGCCCCGCGGGCCCGGCGCCGATGCATGCGATCCTCATCCGCGCGACACTAGCGTCGGTGAGGGCGGCGGCAAGCGCGGAAGCGGCCACGCGACTCGGCAGTGATTCGGCGCGAGGTGGGCAGCCTAATTACCTGAAAAGGTGCTTTTCCGTCTCGTTTCAGGACGCCTCAACGAATTTTCGGACGGGCTCGACGTTGCCCTCCCGGTGCAAAAGCGCGTTCACAGCAACAGCAACGGGAGCCAATTTAACCCGTTGTAAATGCATCTCGTAAATTTAACTCGGGTTAACCTCGGGACTTGAGCGGGTTTTGTTTGAAGTCAAAGTCCAGGCTGTTCGCATCTTCATTGCGATACAGAAGCAAAACTCCATTTCTGTTCGAAGTATCAGCAAGGAATAATGCCGCATTGTATTGGAGGCTTAACGAAACTGTTGTTGATTACCGATACAAATTGGGACGTCAGGGGTGTGATTGGCGTTTTATCCACGCTTGCTTTTTTCCAGTTTCGGTGTTTGCCTGACTCTGGATGCGGGAGACAAGATTGGCGTTAACCACCTTTGGTTAACGGCTGATCCCACTTTTCCGCGCGAAAAGGATGGCGCTGCCGGACGGTCCGGGGACGCCACGGGCAGAGGTGGGCCATGCAAAATCAAGATGCTTCCCAGTCGGGTCTCAACCAGGCGACTGCGCTCGATGCGCGGGATGACGCCGACCACCTCGCCGCAGCTGACTACGGGCCAGCGCTTGGGAACACGATCACCGGGGTAGGGACGATCACCGGTGCGACCGGCACGGACATCGACGGCGTCTCGGGCAAGATTACCCTCGTCGAGGGCGCTGGTGGCAGCGACAGCAGCTTTTCGGGCGGCAAGCTTGAGGTGCACGGCCAGTATGGCACGCTGACCATCGATGCGGGCGGCAATTATAGCTAT of Sphingomonas mesophila contains these proteins:
- a CDS encoding energy transducer TonB, which translates into the protein MIGDRDNRGGRHVGRVVVELGIAASGQVNACRLVESSGNPATDDLTCRLSYRILFRPARLASGQPVPDHTFYVVNWRGR
- a CDS encoding bifunctional salicylyl-CoA 5-hydroxylase/oxidoreductase, which produces MRIACIGAGPAGLYLAIAMKLRDPAHELEVFERNPRGVTFGWGVVFSDQTLANLLACDPESARRIEAGFAHWDDIEVHFGGEVHRSSGHGFIGIGRRELLEILAERAEELGARLHYEHECDPAGDWSRFDLVVAADGINSRFRAHRAEVFDVAVETRSNKFVWLGTSKLFDAFTFAFERTEVGWIWAHAYCFADDCSTFIVECSEATWRGLGFDRMDQAEAIARCEQIFARYLDGHRLQSNAAHLRGSAAWLNFQRISCGQWRDGRTILIGDAAHSAHFSIGSGTKLALEDAIKLAEVLNRPGLPIEQAIDEYQAERALEVVKLQNSARNSTEWFETLERYTGFEPWQFAYSLLTRSQRISHENLRLRDRGWLGGIEQRFWREAAGEERVAPPMFAPFKLRQMALANRIVVSPMATYSANEGAPDDFHLVHYGARALGGAGLVFTEMTCVSPTARITPGCTGLWNDEQTAAWRRIVDFAHQRSAAKICLQLGHSGAKGSTQVGWEKMDAPLSEGNWPLIGPSDVAWSPANQAPRPMNRADMDMIRDQFVAATVRAIDAGFDMVELHAAHGYLLSAFITPLQNKRTDEYGGSLENRLRFPLEVFAAMRAAWPRERPMSVRISASDWAGEEGVTPDEAVAIARAFADAGADLIDVSAGQTWADAKPTYGRMFQTPFSDKVRNEAQVATMAVGNITEFDQANAILASGRADLVALARPHLIDPAWTLRAAAAQGHRDIAVPPPYLNGMAQLARLFEREAQDQPRL